A window of the Terriglobia bacterium genome harbors these coding sequences:
- a CDS encoding DUF4082 domain-containing protein → MLSTSALPSGVTAAFAPNPIAAPGSGTSTLTFTATASAAVGTTTVTITGTGGGITHTTTVTLTVQSGTAAASSIWSNATPAVVDAGADSSVELGVKFTADIGGTIQGIRFYKAAANTGTHIGSLWDSQGHLLATATFTGETASGWQQVTFSSPVTITANTVYVASYHTSVGHYSLTSKYFATSGADNPPLHAPASGAVGGNGVYKYGASTVYPANSYNATNYWVDIVFAQ, encoded by the coding sequence ATGCTGAGCACGTCGGCGTTGCCCAGCGGGGTGACGGCGGCGTTCGCGCCCAACCCGATCGCGGCGCCGGGCTCGGGAACGTCGACGCTGACCTTCACGGCCACGGCATCGGCGGCGGTGGGGACGACGACGGTGACCATCACGGGGACGGGCGGGGGGATCACGCACACCACGACGGTGACGTTGACGGTGCAATCGGGAACGGCCGCGGCGTCCTCGATCTGGAGCAATGCGACGCCGGCGGTGGTAGATGCGGGAGCGGATTCCTCGGTGGAGTTGGGAGTGAAGTTCACGGCGGACATAGGCGGCACGATCCAGGGGATCCGCTTCTACAAGGCGGCGGCGAACACGGGGACGCACATCGGAAGCCTGTGGGACAGCCAGGGGCATCTGCTGGCGACGGCGACCTTCACCGGGGAGACGGCCTCGGGATGGCAGCAGGTGACCTTCTCGTCTCCGGTGACCATCACCGCCAACACTGTGTACGTGGCCTCGTACCACACCAGCGTGGGGCACTACAGCCTGACCAGCAAGTACTTCGCCACGTCGGGGGCGGACAATCCGCCGCTGCATGCGCCGGCGAGCGGGGCGGTGGGCGGCAACGGGGTGTACAAGTACGGGGCCAGCACCGTGTACCCCGCCAACAGCTACAACGCCACCAACTACTGGGTGGACATAGTGTTCGCGCAGTGA
- a CDS encoding protein kinase gives MQQLVEAPEPNVGGTLGHYRVLERIGAGGMGVVFRAHDERLDRDVAIKLLPPGAVNDEPARKRFRKEALTVSKLNHPNIATIYDFDSQEGVDFLVMELIPGATLDEKLAAGPLSEKEILRLATQMVEGLAAAHAHGVVHRDLKPGNLRVTPDGRLKILDFGLAKLFLPASPTAATESLIQSQALSGTLPYMAPEQLLSEAVDGRTDIHAFGTVLYEMATGQRPFTETQSSRLTDSILHQIPVSPRAVNARVSPELERIIMKCLEKAPENRYQSARELEVDMRRLGLSASLPTGRVGAKSQASRRIPLIVAAAVLIALVVLLSATNPSHWRDRLSNAARPEHIESLAVLPLTNLSGDPAQDYFADGMTEELTTELAHIGALRVISRTSVMQYKSVRKPLPEIARELNVDAVLEGSVLRSGNRVRITAQLIQAAADKHLWAESYDRDLHDILDLQQQVARDVAQQVRIKLTPQETSRLANRRPVDPEVHDAYLQGLYHLNKGTDKDLHTAIEYFQRAIAKDPTSALAYSGLADCYVALSTFYWPPRDAMPKSKAAALKALDLDESLSEAHTSLGNVYFFYDWDWLSTEREAKRAIELNPNNANAHDLYGTYLTATGRTEEALAELQRAYELDPFSLGILADRSFWPFMARRYDLAIANGRKAIETEPNLAFAHSSLALAYAQKGRFPEAIVEADTAHRLDDSPLIASFRAGVYAVAGRKTEANKALGDIEEQMKSRYSCAYEVAIVYVSLGQKDRAFEWFQKAYDARSDCMVLLKIDPRLDSLHGDPRYQSLIRSLGL, from the coding sequence ATGCAGCAGCTTGTGGAGGCTCCCGAACCCAACGTCGGAGGGACGCTCGGCCACTATCGCGTGCTGGAGCGGATTGGAGCGGGCGGGATGGGCGTGGTCTTCCGTGCCCACGACGAGCGCCTGGACCGCGATGTCGCAATCAAGCTTTTGCCACCCGGCGCGGTTAACGACGAGCCAGCCCGAAAGCGTTTCCGTAAAGAAGCGCTGACTGTCTCCAAGCTCAACCATCCCAATATTGCCACGATCTATGATTTTGACTCCCAGGAGGGTGTGGACTTCCTGGTTATGGAGCTCATTCCGGGAGCAACGCTGGACGAAAAACTGGCCGCGGGTCCCCTATCGGAAAAGGAAATTCTTCGCTTGGCAACACAAATGGTCGAGGGGCTGGCGGCAGCGCACGCCCACGGAGTAGTGCACCGAGACCTAAAGCCCGGCAACCTGCGGGTTACGCCCGACGGTCGTCTAAAAATCCTCGATTTCGGTCTGGCCAAACTCTTTCTGCCTGCCAGCCCGACTGCAGCGACCGAGAGTCTAATCCAGAGCCAGGCATTGAGCGGAACGCTGCCCTACATGGCGCCCGAGCAGTTGCTGAGCGAGGCAGTCGATGGGCGCACGGACATCCACGCCTTCGGGACTGTGCTCTACGAAATGGCCACCGGCCAGCGACCTTTCACGGAAACACAAAGCTCGCGGCTGACCGACTCTATCCTTCATCAGATACCAGTCTCTCCGCGGGCGGTCAATGCGCGAGTTTCGCCTGAGCTGGAACGCATCATCATGAAGTGCTTGGAGAAGGCCCCGGAAAACCGCTACCAGTCGGCTCGCGAGCTAGAAGTGGACATGCGTCGGCTGGGACTCTCGGCGTCATTACCCACGGGACGGGTCGGTGCGAAGTCGCAGGCCAGTCGGCGGATTCCCCTGATCGTTGCGGCCGCGGTGCTTATCGCCCTTGTGGTGCTGCTATCGGCGACGAACCCGAGTCACTGGCGAGATCGGCTGTCCAATGCAGCAAGGCCAGAACATATCGAGTCGCTGGCGGTACTGCCGCTGACCAACCTTTCCGGTGACCCCGCACAGGACTACTTTGCTGACGGAATGACGGAGGAGTTGACCACGGAACTCGCCCATATTGGTGCCTTGCGGGTTATCTCCAGAACCTCGGTCATGCAATACAAGAGCGTTCGCAAGCCTCTTCCGGAGATCGCACGTGAACTAAACGTGGATGCCGTGCTGGAAGGCTCGGTGCTGCGTTCGGGGAATCGCGTGCGGATTACAGCCCAGCTCATTCAGGCAGCCGCCGACAAACATCTTTGGGCAGAGAGCTACGATCGTGACCTGCACGACATTTTGGACTTGCAGCAACAGGTAGCTCGCGACGTTGCCCAGCAAGTCCGTATCAAGCTGACGCCTCAAGAGACGAGCCGACTTGCCAACCGCCGCCCGGTCGATCCCGAGGTCCACGATGCCTATCTCCAGGGTCTCTATCATCTCAACAAGGGGACCGACAAGGATCTGCACACGGCGATTGAGTACTTCCAGCGGGCCATAGCCAAGGACCCCACCTCCGCTCTGGCCTATTCCGGCTTGGCCGACTGCTACGTTGCTCTTTCAACTTTTTATTGGCCTCCCCGGGACGCTATGCCGAAATCAAAGGCAGCAGCCTTGAAGGCTTTGGACCTGGACGAGTCTCTGTCCGAAGCACACACATCCCTGGGGAACGTCTACTTTTTCTATGACTGGGACTGGTTGTCGACAGAGCGAGAGGCGAAGCGGGCCATTGAACTCAATCCTAACAATGCGAACGCCCATGACCTTTATGGCACTTACCTTACAGCGACGGGCCGGACTGAGGAGGCGTTGGCGGAGTTGCAGCGCGCTTACGAGCTCGACCCCTTCTCCCTCGGCATCTTGGCGGATAGATCGTTCTGGCCGTTCATGGCGCGTAGGTACGATTTAGCTATTGCAAACGGGCGCAAGGCGATCGAAACGGAACCAAACCTTGCGTTTGCACACTCCTCTTTGGCATTGGCCTATGCACAGAAGGGGCGATTTCCCGAGGCCATCGTCGAAGCGGATACCGCACACCGGCTAGACGACAGCCCGCTGATCGCGTCGTTCCGTGCTGGCGTCTATGCCGTCGCTGGCCGGAAAACGGAGGCAAACAAAGCTTTAGGCGACATCGAGGAGCAAATGAAGAGCCGTTACTCATGCGCCTACGAGGTGGCAATCGTATACGTATCCCTTGGACAAAAAGATAGGGCTTTCGAGTGGTTCCAAAAAGCCTATGATGCTCGCTCGGACTGCATGGTTCTGCTCAAGATAGATCCGCGTCTCGATTCCCTCCACGGCGATCCGCGTTACCAGTCACTCATACGGAGTCTCGGTCTGTGA
- a CDS encoding SpoIIE family protein phosphatase gives MAPSATATSIRPLPEVVFVQGGEQRTIKLDRTPFTVGRKTDKDLVIADPRISRDHAEIQLHGEDFILVDVGSRHGTYVNGAKVERQKLAPNDRVEFGARGGPYLVFSPTAATTSTAREFLSQISGISMPSGTATSDLEKLTLFLDAARKLNTTGVLEEILVTLIEATLRLTGAERGYVFLREPDGKLALAVGRNSKGEPLLDDTTVSRSIIEEAAASASAYHVTDTTKTAEIATRKSVIAYDLRTVICIPFRKHSVQGKAGGKPAPTAGVTGVLYMDSRYASRDLSIVSKDILNAIATEAAALVENARLVQAEEAARRYQQELTIAASIQQRLMAVTIPELPFAQIQATNVACKDIGGDFYDVVPTDNGVAVVITDVCGKGVSAALLASILQGMIYTNLTAAVPLERLAQTTNDFLVQKALGEKYATVFIAHISRDGELVFVNCGHVQPVLVSNGKVERMKESNVPLGLLPGATYQCGRRKLVPGDRLVLFTDGVTEAENGQGEFFGDERLEAAAAQPNPFEAIFTDVRSFCAGVPFSDDCTVFELTYRG, from the coding sequence ATGGCCCCATCCGCCACAGCAACCTCGATCCGGCCCCTGCCCGAGGTCGTCTTCGTGCAGGGTGGCGAGCAGCGCACCATCAAGCTCGACCGCACCCCTTTCACCGTCGGCCGTAAGACCGACAAGGACCTGGTCATCGCCGATCCCCGCATCTCGCGCGACCATGCCGAGATTCAGCTCCATGGGGAAGACTTCATCCTGGTCGATGTCGGCAGCCGCCACGGGACCTACGTCAACGGCGCCAAGGTCGAACGCCAGAAGCTTGCCCCCAATGATCGCGTCGAGTTCGGCGCCCGCGGCGGCCCCTACCTGGTCTTCTCTCCCACCGCTGCCACCACCAGCACCGCCCGCGAGTTCCTCAGCCAGATCTCCGGCATCTCCATGCCCTCGGGCACCGCCACCTCCGATCTGGAGAAGCTGACCCTGTTTCTCGACGCCGCGCGCAAGCTCAACACCACCGGCGTCCTGGAAGAGATTCTGGTCACTCTGATCGAGGCCACATTGCGCCTGACCGGCGCCGAGCGCGGCTACGTCTTCCTGCGCGAGCCCGATGGCAAGCTGGCCCTCGCCGTCGGCCGTAACAGCAAGGGCGAGCCCCTGCTGGATGACACCACCGTCTCCCGTTCCATCATCGAAGAGGCAGCAGCCTCGGCCTCCGCCTACCACGTCACCGACACCACCAAGACCGCTGAGATCGCCACCCGCAAGAGCGTCATCGCCTACGACCTGCGCACCGTGATCTGCATTCCCTTCCGCAAGCATTCGGTGCAGGGAAAAGCCGGAGGCAAGCCCGCGCCCACCGCCGGGGTCACCGGCGTCCTTTATATGGACAGTCGCTACGCCTCCCGCGACCTCTCCATCGTCAGCAAGGACATCCTGAACGCGATCGCGACCGAAGCCGCCGCGCTGGTCGAGAACGCCCGCCTGGTCCAGGCCGAGGAAGCCGCCCGCCGCTACCAGCAGGAGCTCACCATCGCCGCCTCCATCCAGCAGCGGCTCATGGCGGTCACCATCCCGGAATTGCCCTTCGCTCAGATCCAGGCCACGAACGTGGCCTGCAAAGATATTGGAGGGGATTTCTACGACGTCGTGCCCACCGACAACGGCGTCGCCGTGGTCATCACCGACGTCTGCGGGAAGGGAGTTTCCGCTGCGCTGCTGGCTTCCATCCTCCAGGGAATGATCTACACCAACCTCACCGCCGCCGTCCCCCTGGAGCGTCTGGCACAGACCACGAATGACTTTTTGGTCCAGAAGGCCCTGGGCGAGAAGTACGCCACCGTCTTCATCGCCCACATTTCCCGCGACGGCGAACTGGTCTTCGTGAATTGCGGCCACGTGCAGCCTGTCCTCGTCTCCAACGGGAAAGTGGAGCGCATGAAGGAATCCAACGTGCCGCTCGGACTGCTTCCCGGCGCTACCTATCAGTGCGGTCGGCGCAAGCTGGTCCCGGGCGACCGCCTGGTGCTGTTCACCGACGGCGTCACCGAGGCCGAGAACGGCCAGGGCGAGTTTTTCGGCGACGAGCGCCTCGAGGCCGCCGCCGCCCAACCCAATCCCTTCGAAGCCATCTTTACCGACGTGCGCAGCTTCTGCGCCGGCGTCCCCTTCAGCGACGACTGCACCGTCTTTGAACTCACCTACCGCGGCTAG
- a CDS encoding Mov34/MPN/PAD-1 family protein, giving the protein MEELAEVVVDRKVLDSFKRRALKVYPQEIFEQVVGRISGPQARIFAFRDLEHVAKNGNVYTDDDMNPMTEGEDESRFEILGTIHTHPQDTVEPSDLDWETMQKDGELVMGICSIRKTAKRRFVSFAFYSSSKVHLQLTISEENTSATG; this is encoded by the coding sequence ATGGAAGAGCTTGCCGAAGTCGTGGTCGACCGCAAGGTGCTCGATTCCTTCAAGCGCCGGGCGCTGAAGGTCTATCCCCAGGAGATCTTCGAGCAAGTGGTGGGGCGGATCTCCGGGCCTCAGGCGCGCATCTTTGCCTTCCGCGATCTGGAGCACGTCGCCAAGAACGGCAACGTGTACACCGATGATGACATGAACCCGATGACCGAGGGCGAGGACGAGAGCAGATTTGAGATCCTGGGGACCATCCATACCCATCCCCAGGACACGGTCGAGCCCAGCGATCTCGACTGGGAAACGATGCAGAAGGATGGCGAGCTGGTGATGGGCATCTGCTCCATCCGCAAGACCGCCAAACGAAGGTTTGTCAGCTTCGCTTTCTACAGCAGCAGCAAAGTTCACCTTCAGTTGACCATCAGCGAGGAAAACACCTCGGCCACGGGTTGA
- a CDS encoding metallophosphatase family protein, translated as MTRFAVLADIHANAWALEAVLEDVHRRGLETILNLGDVLYGPLQPRPTYDLLMREKAARTVQGNQDREIYAAAEPDLAANPTLAYTVKDLGPEPIAWLRQLPRTAELDSGVFLCHGTPASDTTYLLEDVSSGRPLVRAEQDVLRDLGGVTHPVVLCGHTHIPRLVRLANGQMIANPGSVGLPAYADDAPVRHRMETYSPHASYAILRQGEAGWYVSFVRVPYDHESAAKQAAALGRHDWAHALLTGRMAG; from the coding sequence ATGACGCGCTTCGCCGTGCTGGCCGACATCCACGCCAATGCCTGGGCGCTCGAGGCGGTGCTGGAGGACGTGCATCGGCGCGGCCTGGAAACCATCCTCAATCTGGGCGACGTATTGTACGGCCCGCTCCAGCCGCGCCCCACCTATGATCTCTTGATGCGCGAGAAGGCCGCGAGGACTGTCCAGGGCAACCAGGACCGCGAGATCTACGCAGCGGCCGAGCCCGACCTGGCCGCGAACCCCACGCTCGCGTACACGGTCAAAGATCTCGGGCCCGAACCCATCGCGTGGTTGCGGCAGCTCCCCAGGACGGCGGAGTTGGACTCCGGCGTCTTCCTCTGCCACGGCACGCCGGCCAGCGACACCACTTACCTGCTGGAGGACGTCAGCAGCGGCCGGCCTCTGGTCCGCGCTGAGCAGGACGTGCTGCGCGACCTCGGCGGGGTCACGCATCCCGTCGTGCTCTGCGGGCACACCCACATCCCGCGCCTGGTGCGGCTCGCGAACGGACAGATGATCGCGAACCCGGGCAGCGTCGGGCTCCCGGCGTACGCCGACGACGCGCCCGTGCGCCACCGGATGGAGACCTACTCGCCCCACGCCTCCTACGCCATCCTGCGCCAGGGAGAGGCGGGGTGGTACGTTTCGTTCGTGCGGGTTCCGTACGACCACGAGTCTGCGGCGAAGCAGGCGGCCGCGCTGGGCCGCCACGACTGGGCCCACGCCCTACTGACCGGGCGAATGGCGGGGTGA
- a CDS encoding BON domain-containing protein: protein MLRAKSWLLLLAVVTICFPASAQTSAQKRGPSQKATERIQKAVRHELLMLPWFGVFDNLAFKVDGYDVTLLGQVTQPSLKADAEAAVKKVEGVEKVDNKIEVLPASSSDDRLRRRLYRAIYGYDILKRYELDPDKPIRIIVKSGHVTLEGYVDNQADKIIAGSRARGVSGTYSVTNNLAVPK from the coding sequence ATGCTGAGAGCGAAATCCTGGTTGTTGCTACTCGCGGTTGTAACCATCTGCTTCCCCGCGTCCGCACAGACCTCCGCGCAAAAGCGGGGCCCGTCGCAAAAGGCGACGGAACGCATTCAGAAGGCGGTACGCCACGAACTCCTCATGCTTCCCTGGTTCGGCGTCTTCGACAACCTGGCATTCAAGGTGGATGGCTACGACGTCACCCTGCTGGGGCAGGTCACCCAGCCATCGCTGAAGGCGGATGCCGAGGCCGCGGTGAAGAAGGTGGAGGGAGTCGAAAAGGTTGATAACAAGATCGAAGTCCTGCCGGCCTCCTCCTCGGACGATCGGCTACGACGCCGCCTCTATCGCGCCATCTACGGATACGACATTTTGAAACGCTACGAGCTGGACCCCGACAAGCCCATCCGCATCATCGTGAAAAGTGGGCACGTGACTCTGGAAGGATACGTGGACAACCAGGCGGACAAGATCATCGCCGGCAGCCGGGCCAGGGGTGTGTCCGGGACGTACTCGGTGACCAATAACCTCGCGGTCCCGAAGTAA